A stretch of the Amia ocellicauda isolate fAmiCal2 chromosome 10, fAmiCal2.hap1, whole genome shotgun sequence genome encodes the following:
- the arhgap36 gene encoding rho GTPase-activating protein 36 isoform X4: MHASVQMKKNLKGEHRWTTMFGQSVKLLPVPIQSLSELERARLQEVAFYHLEERELDCKISIPKETPKRRKSLRRKFDSFSKERKERETAPKAFGIPLSHVIANDRAHKQKQDALKESRRDCLDLEASVLRFRAEKQNKPPNSDPRTTLDLHNKHLSPTFLDNTSRSHRRGGLSVDSISDLVDSQSRLLEALQLSHPNELESKRVTGRPKKLSLNPIYRQVPRIVDRCCQHIEIYGLHTVGIFRVGSSKKRVRQLREEFDLGNDVILDDDHSVHDVAALLKEFLRDMPDPLLPRELYSAFLHANALKGPDRLLFLQQLVYLLPPCNCDTLQRLLQLLHTVHSHAQDTTGPDGQEISGNKMTAANLAVIFGPNLLQGEKATEKDYSQQSVGIEDSSSIISVTLELLQNYKSLFTVSAELQQEVLMSLLQTDSDVIDYLLRRKLRVSDVTSESDSSGRHCSSKSSYDSSTLSSGDISPLDASPIFSEQQGAGSLSSDIFLNLLRLNKHRNRSSEDSPRKPMNQTRQFYSHHNLMSLTQSPCGRQSEERDPVEQEKTVFHAKNNGQSSQESPSQSDAQTVKPGRGGESPQKLMGLSERNETPDIQTLVDYPQRLFSSGQNPNANSNNNTNPGPTAQMNQPPSPGDGVWVKQDTADTVESRPQSSPTNFWDFFTGKISGSETIV; the protein is encoded by the exons AAACTCCAAAAAGGAGGAAATCACTGCGAAGGAAGTTTGACTCCTTTTCCAAAGAGAGAAAGGAAAGAG AGACTGCTCCGAAGGCCTTTGGGATCCCTCTTTCCCATGTGATCGCGAATGACAGAGCCCACAAACAGAAGCAGGACGCCCTCAAGGAGAGCCGCAGGGACTGCCTGGACCTGGAGGCCAGCGTGCTGCGATTCCGGGCcgagaaacaaaacaagcccCCCAACTCCGACCCCCGCACCACACTTGACCTGCACAACAAGCATCTCTCCCCCACTTTCCTGGACAACACATCCAGAAGCCATCGCAGG GGAGGGCTGTCAGTGGATTCCATCTCAGACCTGGTTGACAGTCAGTCACGTTTATTGGAGGCCCTGCAGCTCTCCCATCCGAATGAACTGGAGAGCAAGAGGGTAACTGGGCGGCCAAAGAAACTCAGCCTGAATCCCATCTACAGGCAGGTGCCCAGGATTGTTGACCGCTGCTGTCAACACATCGAGATTTATG GTTTGCATACTGTAGGGATTTTCCGAGTTGGGAGTTCAAAGAAGAGGGTCAGACAG CTGCGTGAGGAGTTTGACCTGGGCAATGATGTCATTCTGGATGATGACCACAGTGTCCATGATGTGGCGGCTCTCCTGAAGGAGTTCCTGAGGGACATGCCTGATCCCCTGCTGCCCAGAGAGCTTTACTCAGCCTTTCTTCACGCTAATG CATTGAAGGGGCCCGACCGACTCCTGTTCCTGCAGCAGCTGGTGTATCTGCTGCCGCCATGCAACTGTGACACCCTGCAGCGGCTCCTGCAGCTCCTCCACACGGTGCATAGCCATGCCCAGGACACCACGGGCCCTGACGGACAGGAG ATTTCTGGGAACAAGATGACAGCCGCTAACCTGGCAGTCATTTTTGGACCCAACCTCCTTCAAGGGGAGAAAGCCACAGAGAAGGACTATAGCCAGCAGTCAGTGGGAATAGAGGACAGCTCCTCCATCATCTCAGTCACACTAGAACTATTACAGAACTACAAATCCTTGTTTACA GTGTCTGCTGAGCTGCAACAGGAGGTCCTTATGAGTTTACTGCAGACTGATTCAGATGTCATTGACTATCTCCTCCGCAGGAAGCTGAG AGTCTCTGATGTGACCAGTGAATCTGATTCCTCTGGGAGGCACTGTTCCTCCAAGTCTTCCTATGATTCCTCCACGCTGTCTAGTGGGGATATTTCCCCCCTGGATGCCTCTCCCATCTTCTCTGAGCAGCAGGGCGCTGGCAGCCTGAGCAGTGATATCTTCCTCAACCTCCTCAGACTCAACAAGCACAGGAATC GTTCTTCTGAAGACAGCCCTAGAAAACCGATGAACCAGACAAGGCAGTTTTACTCGCACCACAACCTTATGAGTCTGACCCAGTCTCCCTGCGGAAGACAGTCAGAAGAAAGAGATCCTGTTGAACAGGAGAAGACCGTCTTCCATGCCAAGAACAATGGCCAATCCTCTCAGGAAAGCCCCTCTCAAAGCGATGCCCAGACAGTAAAGCCGGGCAGGGGAGGGGAGTCACCTCAGAAGCTGATGGGTCTCTCGGAGAGGAACGAGACTCCAGACATCCAGACTCTTGTAGACTACCCACAACGCCTCTTCAGCTCGGGGCAAAACCCCAATGCCAACAGCAATAACAACACAAACCCTGGCCCCACAGCCCAAATGAATCAGCCACCTTCTCCAGGAGACGGTGTATGGGTGAAACAGGACACTGCAGATACAGTTGAGAGCAGGCCTCAGAGCAGCCCCACAAATTTCTGGGACTTTTTCACAGGAAAAATCTCTGGTTCAGAAACAATCGTATGA
- the arhgap36 gene encoding rho GTPase-activating protein 36 isoform X5: MFGQSVKLLPVPIQSLSELERARLQEVAFYHLEERELDCKISIPKETPKRRKSLRRKFDSFSKERKERETAPKAFGIPLSHVIANDRAHKQKQDALKESRRDCLDLEASVLRFRAEKQNKPPNSDPRTTLDLHNKHLSPTFLDNTSRSHRRGGLSVDSISDLVDSQSRLLEALQLSHPNELESKRVTGRPKKLSLNPIYRQVPRIVDRCCQHIEIYGLHTVGIFRVGSSKKRVRQLREEFDLGNDVILDDDHSVHDVAALLKEFLRDMPDPLLPRELYSAFLHANALKGPDRLLFLQQLVYLLPPCNCDTLQRLLQLLHTVHSHAQDTTGPDGQEISGNKMTAANLAVIFGPNLLQGEKATEKDYSQQSVGIEDSSSIISVTLELLQNYKSLFTVSAELQQEVLMSLLQTDSDVIDYLLRRKLRVSDVTSESDSSGRHCSSKSSYDSSTLSSGDISPLDASPIFSEQQGAGSLSSDIFLNLLRLNKHRNRSSEDSPRKPMNQTRQFYSHHNLMSLTQSPCGRQSEERDPVEQEKTVFHAKNNGQSSQESPSQSDAQTVKPGRGGESPQKLMGLSERNETPDIQTLVDYPQRLFSSGQNPNANSNNNTNPGPTAQMNQPPSPGDGVWVKQDTADTVESRPQSSPTNFWDFFTGKISGSETIV, translated from the exons AAACTCCAAAAAGGAGGAAATCACTGCGAAGGAAGTTTGACTCCTTTTCCAAAGAGAGAAAGGAAAGAG AGACTGCTCCGAAGGCCTTTGGGATCCCTCTTTCCCATGTGATCGCGAATGACAGAGCCCACAAACAGAAGCAGGACGCCCTCAAGGAGAGCCGCAGGGACTGCCTGGACCTGGAGGCCAGCGTGCTGCGATTCCGGGCcgagaaacaaaacaagcccCCCAACTCCGACCCCCGCACCACACTTGACCTGCACAACAAGCATCTCTCCCCCACTTTCCTGGACAACACATCCAGAAGCCATCGCAGG GGAGGGCTGTCAGTGGATTCCATCTCAGACCTGGTTGACAGTCAGTCACGTTTATTGGAGGCCCTGCAGCTCTCCCATCCGAATGAACTGGAGAGCAAGAGGGTAACTGGGCGGCCAAAGAAACTCAGCCTGAATCCCATCTACAGGCAGGTGCCCAGGATTGTTGACCGCTGCTGTCAACACATCGAGATTTATG GTTTGCATACTGTAGGGATTTTCCGAGTTGGGAGTTCAAAGAAGAGGGTCAGACAG CTGCGTGAGGAGTTTGACCTGGGCAATGATGTCATTCTGGATGATGACCACAGTGTCCATGATGTGGCGGCTCTCCTGAAGGAGTTCCTGAGGGACATGCCTGATCCCCTGCTGCCCAGAGAGCTTTACTCAGCCTTTCTTCACGCTAATG CATTGAAGGGGCCCGACCGACTCCTGTTCCTGCAGCAGCTGGTGTATCTGCTGCCGCCATGCAACTGTGACACCCTGCAGCGGCTCCTGCAGCTCCTCCACACGGTGCATAGCCATGCCCAGGACACCACGGGCCCTGACGGACAGGAG ATTTCTGGGAACAAGATGACAGCCGCTAACCTGGCAGTCATTTTTGGACCCAACCTCCTTCAAGGGGAGAAAGCCACAGAGAAGGACTATAGCCAGCAGTCAGTGGGAATAGAGGACAGCTCCTCCATCATCTCAGTCACACTAGAACTATTACAGAACTACAAATCCTTGTTTACA GTGTCTGCTGAGCTGCAACAGGAGGTCCTTATGAGTTTACTGCAGACTGATTCAGATGTCATTGACTATCTCCTCCGCAGGAAGCTGAG AGTCTCTGATGTGACCAGTGAATCTGATTCCTCTGGGAGGCACTGTTCCTCCAAGTCTTCCTATGATTCCTCCACGCTGTCTAGTGGGGATATTTCCCCCCTGGATGCCTCTCCCATCTTCTCTGAGCAGCAGGGCGCTGGCAGCCTGAGCAGTGATATCTTCCTCAACCTCCTCAGACTCAACAAGCACAGGAATC GTTCTTCTGAAGACAGCCCTAGAAAACCGATGAACCAGACAAGGCAGTTTTACTCGCACCACAACCTTATGAGTCTGACCCAGTCTCCCTGCGGAAGACAGTCAGAAGAAAGAGATCCTGTTGAACAGGAGAAGACCGTCTTCCATGCCAAGAACAATGGCCAATCCTCTCAGGAAAGCCCCTCTCAAAGCGATGCCCAGACAGTAAAGCCGGGCAGGGGAGGGGAGTCACCTCAGAAGCTGATGGGTCTCTCGGAGAGGAACGAGACTCCAGACATCCAGACTCTTGTAGACTACCCACAACGCCTCTTCAGCTCGGGGCAAAACCCCAATGCCAACAGCAATAACAACACAAACCCTGGCCCCACAGCCCAAATGAATCAGCCACCTTCTCCAGGAGACGGTGTATGGGTGAAACAGGACACTGCAGATACAGTTGAGAGCAGGCCTCAGAGCAGCCCCACAAATTTCTGGGACTTTTTCACAGGAAAAATCTCTGGTTCAGAAACAATCGTATGA